In the genome of Leptospira inadai serovar Lyme str. 10, one region contains:
- a CDS encoding cytochrome C oxidase subunit IV family protein, whose translation MELFLNYSLYIIVSIGFLIPFTGLVVGGGAIVSTTVAGFVVNFAAQIVEEDKLKSYLDKNKGTRLGKALQQAVDAGKTKLQSSPAAVASSASHTADEGHGEHHLISIQTYSLVFAALIIGTILTVWVAGIDFGAANTVIAMLVATIKASLVLGYFMHLKYDNLMNRAIFGSGFLFLLLLFGFCVADIFTRSKIYLGFPY comes from the coding sequence ATGGAACTGTTTCTCAACTACTCTCTTTACATCATCGTAAGCATTGGATTTTTAATTCCTTTCACAGGACTTGTCGTAGGCGGCGGGGCCATCGTTAGTACGACAGTCGCAGGTTTTGTGGTCAATTTCGCCGCTCAAATCGTGGAAGAAGACAAGCTGAAGTCCTACCTGGACAAAAATAAAGGCACGCGTTTAGGAAAAGCCTTACAGCAAGCGGTCGATGCAGGCAAAACGAAATTGCAATCTAGTCCTGCGGCGGTTGCCTCGTCTGCCTCTCATACCGCCGACGAAGGTCACGGCGAGCATCACCTGATCTCCATCCAGACGTACAGCTTAGTCTTTGCAGCCCTGATTATAGGAACAATCCTTACTGTTTGGGTAGCTGGAATCGACTTCGGTGCCGCCAATACGGTCATTGCAATGTTGGTCGCGACAATCAAAGCCTCTTTAGTCTTAGGTTACTTTATGCACTTAAAATACGATAACCTAATGAACAGGGCCATCTTCGGATCCGGATTCCTCTTCTTGCTCCTTCTATTCGGTTTCTGCGTTGCAGATATCTTTACCCGTTCCAAAATCTATCTCGGTTTCCCCTATTAA
- a CDS encoding LIC13212 family protein has translation MKTRFLILFLVSLVSFRLQAAPKVLTMEEREVERQIEAIRKAGFSDIEIDNLHASIAENIFKINKLLQLDTSKKALRYIGDEPQDLPQFLKTDRDNKAYLEIDMGSGESFWDFPKTYLYNARIFIYPGSTPEKLDKIIMQFKRTNSNGEIFVREMRRVINLDPKGPQVTQDGKRTPNNNKEIKLEYYSSYDTEFIWPDTPTQPIQAGVESKLHDEGNPLPYNKQKQIILTYKKYLRKVDKNVRYKLRDLDLNQKRLISKMLEFQ, from the coding sequence ATGAAAACCCGATTCTTGATTCTTTTCCTTGTTTCGCTGGTTTCTTTCCGGCTTCAGGCTGCTCCTAAAGTTCTTACTATGGAAGAGAGAGAGGTGGAACGTCAAATCGAGGCGATTCGAAAGGCGGGGTTCTCGGATATTGAAATCGATAATCTGCATGCATCCATTGCGGAGAATATTTTCAAAATTAATAAACTACTGCAACTGGATACAAGTAAAAAAGCTCTGCGTTATATAGGAGACGAACCGCAAGACCTACCTCAATTCTTAAAAACCGATCGGGACAATAAGGCTTATTTAGAAATCGATATGGGTTCCGGCGAATCGTTTTGGGATTTTCCGAAGACGTACTTATACAATGCGAGAATTTTCATTTATCCCGGCAGCACTCCTGAAAAATTAGATAAGATCATTATGCAGTTTAAGAGAACGAACTCCAACGGAGAAATTTTCGTTCGAGAAATGCGACGAGTGATCAATTTGGATCCGAAAGGGCCTCAAGTCACCCAAGACGGAAAACGGACTCCTAACAATAATAAAGAGATTAAACTGGAATACTATTCTAGTTATGATACCGAATTTATTTGGCCGGACACTCCGACTCAACCGATCCAAGCCGGAGTAGAATCGAAATTGCACGACGAGGGCAACCCTCTTCCTTACAATAAGCAAAAGCAGATTATCTTAACCTATAAGAAATATCTAAGAAAAGTGGATAAGAATGTTCGCTATAAACTCCGTGATTTAGACCTGAACCAAAAACGCCTCATTTCTAAGATGCTGGAATTCCAATAA
- a CDS encoding ankyrin repeat domain-containing protein, whose amino-acid sequence MNRRFSEKFLPFLILLSTVFLTDCATRLASVIEKGNNEQAVKMLEAGANPNDSGTCNTPLHMAVKKGELALVQLLLKKGADPNLRSRECNYKDLFGQYKANNRSPLEAAKTLEIAKILFEAGADPRWGSYEVTDTITNWTPLYRAVLAERYDIAKYLVEKGANVNLYDDMNGKHILLRLLSERKDSRANILRGLLLAKGARELNFIGSLKKNISDSPTNSYRHIPTGNVTIMTPEMISYLKESPDQAVPITYSIADGRYYHYSEFEWTDTKQNLHEWLLLKRAEYEALKKKK is encoded by the coding sequence ATGAATCGACGGTTCTCGGAAAAATTTCTACCGTTCCTTATTCTCCTATCGACCGTTTTTCTGACGGACTGTGCGACTCGATTGGCTTCCGTAATTGAAAAAGGAAATAACGAGCAGGCCGTTAAAATGCTGGAAGCAGGAGCAAATCCGAACGACTCGGGAACCTGCAATACTCCTCTTCATATGGCGGTGAAAAAAGGAGAGTTAGCACTAGTGCAACTCCTCTTAAAAAAAGGAGCGGATCCGAATCTACGTTCCCGGGAATGTAATTATAAGGATCTATTCGGCCAATACAAAGCTAATAATCGGAGCCCGTTGGAAGCCGCTAAGACATTGGAAATCGCCAAGATTCTTTTCGAAGCCGGTGCGGATCCTCGCTGGGGGAGCTATGAGGTTACGGATACAATAACGAATTGGACTCCCCTCTATCGAGCGGTACTAGCCGAACGGTACGATATCGCCAAGTATTTAGTCGAAAAAGGTGCGAACGTCAATTTATACGACGATATGAACGGAAAGCATATCCTATTGCGATTGCTTTCGGAAAGGAAAGATTCGAGAGCAAATATTTTACGAGGTTTGTTACTGGCAAAAGGGGCAAGGGAATTAAACTTTATCGGTTCGCTTAAAAAAAACATTTCGGATAGTCCGACTAATTCTTATCGACATATTCCAACCGGAAATGTAACGATAATGACTCCTGAAATGATTTCTTACCTAAAAGAGTCGCCCGACCAAGCCGTTCCGATCACTTATTCAATCGCGGACGGGAGATATTACCATTATTCCGAGTTTGAGTGGACGGATACCAAACAAAACTTGCACGAGTGGTTGCTTCTGAAGCGGGCCGAATATGAGGCTTTAAAAAAGAAGAAATAA
- a CDS encoding MFS transporter, with the protein MQVTKRAPMREILGWCMFDFANSSYTTVIISVTYGVVFSQLIVPPSTNSDNPYETGNFLWGLALAFSYLIVVITGPIFGAVTDYSAKKKAFLFWSYILCVITTAALWFVVSPGQFGLAFLLIILSNFFFASGENFTSSFLPFLGPKHELGKISGYAWGIGYFGGIAAVALVDTLGEPVPSNYDNMRLVGPYTAFFFLVAGIPTFLLLKEYSAGSPKPEGISYLKIGFDRVQSTFKDIQHFRDMAIYLVSLFFAMAALGVVISFAFIYGTQEIRMEKEHRIAMFLFIQLFAAVGAVLFGFIQDKIGALKTFNITLALWIVCLLLIYWVREVASFINSLGIHVSEQWTFVGITILAGTGLGSTQSSSRAIVGIFSPESKSGEFYGLWGLSGKVAAAFGLVAISVLQTLLSLRNAFLAVSVFFLIALLVNLFVNEERGIKKSDEYDKRHKHP; encoded by the coding sequence ATGCAAGTTACCAAACGCGCCCCCATGAGAGAGATCCTGGGTTGGTGCATGTTCGACTTTGCCAACTCCAGTTATACGACTGTAATTATAAGCGTAACATACGGTGTGGTTTTCAGCCAACTAATCGTCCCGCCTTCGACAAATTCGGACAATCCATATGAAACTGGAAATTTTCTCTGGGGGCTCGCGTTGGCGTTTTCCTATCTGATTGTCGTTATTACCGGACCGATCTTCGGAGCGGTTACGGATTATTCCGCAAAGAAAAAAGCATTTTTATTTTGGAGCTACATTCTTTGCGTAATCACAACGGCGGCCCTTTGGTTCGTAGTTTCGCCCGGTCAATTCGGGTTGGCATTCTTATTAATAATTCTTTCCAATTTCTTTTTTGCTTCGGGAGAAAATTTCACCTCCAGCTTTCTTCCTTTTCTAGGTCCTAAGCATGAACTCGGAAAAATTTCGGGCTATGCCTGGGGAATCGGCTATTTCGGCGGAATTGCAGCCGTTGCTCTCGTCGATACTTTAGGGGAACCGGTCCCATCCAATTATGATAACATGCGATTGGTAGGCCCTTACACCGCCTTTTTCTTCTTGGTCGCCGGAATTCCGACTTTCTTGCTTCTAAAGGAATACTCTGCAGGAAGTCCGAAACCGGAAGGCATCAGTTATTTAAAGATCGGATTTGACCGAGTACAAAGCACTTTTAAAGACATTCAACACTTCCGAGATATGGCCATATATCTAGTATCCTTATTTTTTGCAATGGCGGCGTTAGGCGTAGTTATCAGCTTCGCATTCATCTACGGGACCCAGGAAATTCGGATGGAAAAAGAACATAGAATTGCGATGTTTCTTTTTATTCAATTATTCGCGGCCGTCGGAGCGGTATTATTCGGCTTTATCCAGGACAAGATTGGAGCATTAAAAACATTTAATATTACGTTAGCGTTATGGATCGTTTGTCTTTTGTTGATTTATTGGGTCCGAGAAGTCGCGTCCTTTATTAATTCGCTCGGCATCCACGTGTCCGAACAATGGACATTCGTAGGAATTACGATATTAGCCGGTACAGGTTTAGGTTCTACACAATCCTCAAGCAGGGCTATCGTGGGAATTTTCTCTCCCGAATCGAAATCCGGCGAATTCTACGGCTTATGGGGACTCTCCGGAAAGGTAGCCGCGGCATTCGGGTTGGTCGCGATAAGCGTTTTGCAGACGCTCCTATCCCTGCGTAATGCATTTCTCGCCGTCAGCGTCTTCTTTCTGATTGCGCTGCTCGTAAATCTATTTGTGAACGAAGAAAGAGGAATTAAGAAGTCGGACGAATATGATAAGCGGCATAAGCATCCTTAA
- a CDS encoding (2Fe-2S)-binding protein, which translates to MNSSDFNQIDLNALMRPRKVCVCNQVSEEEIVSSIRRGNDTLGKLMQDTLCCTGCGTCRGKVTKLLADTLATRAE; encoded by the coding sequence ATGAATTCCTCCGATTTTAATCAGATTGACTTAAATGCCTTAATGCGCCCTCGCAAAGTCTGCGTTTGCAATCAGGTGTCCGAAGAGGAAATAGTGAGTTCCATTCGTAGAGGCAACGATACCCTTGGAAAGTTGATGCAGGATACCCTTTGTTGTACCGGATGCGGTACTTGCCGAGGTAAAGTGACGAAGCTACTTGCAGATACTCTCGCGACCCGCGCCGAATGA
- a CDS encoding RibD family protein, translating into MNLPYLSVNMAMTLDGKVSRPDGKWYGLSSRNDKKRMDEIRAISDGLILGKNSLVNDDPVTRLRYVDQEGEPRPILLVRNGTLPEDRNVFQNSRKKPLLFCTKRNESLIRSNLSELAEIMVLGDDDIDAKSVMQTLYDLEFKNILLEGGPRLNDSFFRKNLIRRIYLTIVPFLIGQSNLPSLADGKLAYPSFDNDQWKLVSCEQQEDEVFLVYDKRI; encoded by the coding sequence ATGAATCTTCCTTATCTATCCGTAAATATGGCGATGACTCTGGACGGAAAAGTTTCCCGTCCGGACGGAAAGTGGTACGGTCTTTCTTCCAGGAACGATAAGAAAAGAATGGATGAAATCCGTGCAATTTCAGACGGACTGATTCTAGGAAAAAATAGCTTAGTAAACGACGATCCGGTAACTCGTTTGCGGTACGTGGATCAAGAGGGAGAACCGCGCCCTATATTATTGGTTCGAAACGGGACGTTGCCGGAAGACCGAAACGTCTTTCAAAATTCCCGAAAAAAACCGCTCCTATTCTGTACAAAACGTAACGAATCTTTAATTCGTTCGAATCTTTCCGAACTGGCCGAAATCATGGTATTGGGCGACGATGATATCGATGCTAAGAGCGTGATGCAAACGCTATATGATTTAGAATTTAAGAATATTCTTTTGGAAGGAGGCCCTCGGCTTAACGATTCCTTTTTTCGAAAGAATCTGATTCGAAGGATTTATCTTACGATCGTACCTTTCCTGATCGGCCAGTCGAATCTGCCTTCGTTAGCCGACGGGAAATTGGCTTACCCATCTTTCGATAACGATCAATGGAAGCTGGTATCATGCGAACAACAGGAAGACGAAGTCTTTTTAGTCTATGATAAACGAATATAA
- a CDS encoding biosynthetic peptidoglycan transglycosylase, giving the protein MIKLSFVRIIILLLTLGLIYFQTFPEKQILFSENRLVFLPENLESIQLEPDWVRLDELPAGSTSYLVEVEDARFYRHAGYSLSDIQSSVLQAVVFFRKLRGASTLDQQLARTLFLSRDKTLSRKLREIRIAQSLDSELGKKGILEYYLNSVYWGRGLNGIHKSSAYYFGKHPRNLELREFKALVQILKKPDAYSREEVRSLTELF; this is encoded by the coding sequence ATGATAAAACTAAGTTTTGTTCGAATAATCATTCTCCTATTAACCCTAGGACTCATATACTTCCAGACCTTTCCGGAGAAGCAAATTTTGTTTTCGGAGAATCGTTTGGTATTTCTGCCGGAAAACTTGGAATCGATACAATTGGAACCCGATTGGGTGCGATTGGACGAGCTTCCGGCCGGTAGCACCAGCTATTTAGTCGAAGTTGAAGATGCTAGATTTTATCGACACGCCGGTTATTCCCTTTCGGATATCCAATCTTCGGTTTTGCAGGCCGTCGTTTTCTTTAGGAAATTGCGAGGCGCCAGCACTCTCGATCAACAGTTGGCTAGAACATTATTTTTGTCCAGGGATAAGACCTTATCAAGAAAGTTGAGAGAAATCCGAATTGCACAAAGCTTGGATTCCGAATTAGGTAAAAAAGGAATTTTGGAATACTATTTGAATTCGGTTTACTGGGGAAGAGGTCTTAACGGAATTCATAAATCGTCGGCGTATTATTTCGGAAAGCATCCGCGAAACTTAGAATTACGGGAATTCAAAGCATTGGTTCAAATTTTAAAAAAACCGGATGCATATTCGAGAGAGGAAGTTCGCAGCCTAACGGAGCTTTTTTAA
- a CDS encoding c-type cytochrome, with the protein MRFLLPISTTTILSVLLYSCSSTQMKPELSKKPQIFSPELLSFADIYWSQKCSACHGLSGVPPEGMQPTPRKFGTFGMKMGFFFGGDKMRAGIFRIIRDGKNQSMPSFGKELSEERIWALANKIERLPN; encoded by the coding sequence ATGCGATTCCTTTTACCTATTTCTACGACGACGATTCTGAGCGTTTTGCTCTATAGCTGTAGTTCGACGCAAATGAAACCGGAGCTTTCTAAAAAACCGCAAATATTCAGTCCGGAACTTCTATCCTTTGCCGACATTTACTGGTCGCAAAAATGCTCAGCCTGCCACGGACTATCAGGAGTTCCGCCTGAGGGGATGCAACCGACTCCTCGAAAGTTCGGGACGTTCGGAATGAAAATGGGGTTTTTCTTCGGCGGGGATAAGATGAGAGCGGGAATATTTAGAATCATACGTGATGGAAAAAATCAAAGCATGCCCTCCTTCGGTAAAGAGTTAAGCGAAGAGCGGATCTGGGCTCTAGCGAATAAAATCGAACGGCTACCGAATTAA
- a CDS encoding type II toxin-antitoxin system Phd/YefM family antitoxin, with the protein MKISAAKFKTTCLNLMDRVQKTHEEIIITKHGKPVAKLMAVESLENSNLFGYLKGRIKIEGDIVSSTGAKWNED; encoded by the coding sequence GTGAAGATTTCGGCGGCCAAATTTAAGACTACGTGTCTAAACCTTATGGACCGGGTGCAGAAAACCCATGAAGAAATTATAATTACTAAGCATGGGAAACCGGTCGCAAAGCTTATGGCTGTCGAAAGCCTCGAGAACTCGAATCTATTCGGTTACTTAAAAGGAAGAATCAAGATCGAAGGGGATATCGTTTCTAGTACAGGTGCGAAATGGAACGAAGACTAA
- a CDS encoding type II toxin-antitoxin system VapC family toxin: MIVLDTHAWIWLLEGDSRINKKPILTKIYKNIPTRSIFVSEISAWEVAMLVSKKRIKISGSLVDWIHEGQTAPGIQSINLTPEIISESVSLPDSFHGDPADRLIVATARILKAELVTMDKAILRYSKKGNVKTLSLNSAKPKR, translated from the coding sequence ATGATCGTTCTAGATACTCATGCCTGGATTTGGCTACTCGAAGGTGATTCAAGGATCAATAAAAAGCCGATACTTACTAAAATTTATAAAAACATTCCGACTCGAAGTATTTTCGTTTCCGAAATATCCGCGTGGGAAGTCGCAATGCTCGTAAGTAAAAAACGAATCAAGATCTCAGGATCACTCGTCGATTGGATTCACGAGGGGCAGACAGCTCCAGGTATTCAGTCGATTAACCTAACCCCGGAAATTATTTCCGAAAGCGTATCTCTTCCGGATTCGTTTCATGGAGACCCCGCTGATCGTTTAATCGTGGCGACGGCTAGAATTTTGAAAGCAGAACTAGTTACGATGGATAAAGCGATCCTACGTTATTCCAAGAAAGGAAACGTAAAAACGCTGAGTCTTAATTCCGCCAAGCCAAAGCGTTAA